CGACATGGTGTCGCAGATATTGGGATTGTCGGGAAGGATGTTTTGGTTGAACATCCGACAGGCTATTTGGAAATGTTAGACCTTAATTTTGGCCTTTGTAAATTCTCTGTAGCATCAACAGAAGACTATAATCCTGATGACCATAAGCGTAAACGTATTGCTACCAAGTATCCAACCATTGCGACGGATTATTTTAATCAAAAAGGTGAGGATGTTGAGATCATTTCAATTCAGGGGAGTGTTGAGATTGCCCCAGTCATTGGTCTAGCGGATGCTATTGTCGATATTGTGGAAACAGGGAATACCCTTGTTGCTAATGGCTTAAAAGTTTATGAAGATATTTGCAGGATTTCAGCACGAATGATTGTTAATAAGGCTTCTTTGAAAAATAACAAGGAAGTTCTACCATTCATTTGTAAGATTGAATCACTTGTAGGGAACGAGGAGGTACCGTTCGAATGAAACGATTAACTGGAACAAATAAAGAAATTGCGGAGCTTCTTTATCAGGAGCAATTGGAACTGTCAAAAGAAAATAGAGACGTTGAAAGCACGGTTCAAGCCATTATTGAAGACGTTAAAAAACGTGGAGACGAGGCCCTTCGTGACTATTCAGCTAAATTTGATAAGGTTGACTT
Above is a window of Streptococcus salivarius DNA encoding:
- the hisG gene encoding ATP phosphoribosyltransferase, whose amino-acid sequence is MTSNQITIALTKGRIEKDTVKLLEKAGFDMSFMADKGRNLIFESPDKRFRFLLVKAPDVTTYVRHGVADIGIVGKDVLVEHPTGYLEMLDLNFGLCKFSVASTEDYNPDDHKRKRIATKYPTIATDYFNQKGEDVEIISIQGSVEIAPVIGLADAIVDIVETGNTLVANGLKVYEDICRISARMIVNKASLKNNKEVLPFICKIESLVGNEEVPFE